The Allocatelliglobosispora scoriae genome contains a region encoding:
- a CDS encoding helix-turn-helix domain-containing protein, translating to MEDTIKKAVGRVIEAIQKDLGEQHSVDEMARTAMFSKFHFSRIFQRITGISPGRFLMVMRLHRAKQLLLSTSLSVTEITHEVGYTSIGTFSSRFSSSVGVSPSTYRRLGGVTPRVPVDHRWTVLEPPAATIHGEVRAADTITDTIGYVFVGLFRDPVPLGLPVRCVILDSVGQFTLENAPTGSWYVLAYSSIDGNDALAVPAEQNALVGSFGPLTIRNDTVSVKADIRLRPMNAFDPPVLLALPDL from the coding sequence ATGGAAGACACCATAAAGAAGGCCGTCGGCCGAGTCATCGAGGCCATCCAGAAGGATCTCGGTGAACAGCACAGCGTGGACGAGATGGCTCGCACCGCGATGTTCAGCAAGTTCCACTTCTCTCGGATCTTTCAGCGCATCACCGGGATATCCCCCGGGCGTTTCCTGATGGTCATGCGGCTGCACCGCGCCAAGCAGTTGCTCCTGTCCACCTCGCTGAGCGTCACCGAGATCACCCATGAGGTCGGCTACACCAGCATCGGCACCTTCAGCTCGCGCTTCAGCAGCAGCGTCGGCGTCTCGCCGAGCACCTACCGGCGGCTCGGCGGCGTCACCCCGCGGGTCCCGGTCGATCACCGCTGGACGGTTCTGGAGCCCCCGGCCGCGACGATCCACGGAGAGGTACGCGCGGCCGACACGATCACGGACACCATCGGCTACGTCTTCGTGGGCCTCTTCCGCGACCCCGTGCCGCTGGGCCTGCCGGTGCGCTGCGTGATCCTGGACAGCGTCGGCCAGTTCACCCTGGAGAACGCGCCCACGGGCAGCTGGTACGTGCTCGCCTACTCCTCCATCGACGGCAACGACGCGCTCGCCGTCCCCGCGGAGCAGAACGCGTTGGTGGGTTCCTTCGGTCCGCTGACGATTCGCAATGACACCGTCTCCGTCAAAGCGGACATCCGGCTCCGGCCGATGAACGCGTTCGACCCGCCCGTCCTGCTCGCATTGCCCGATCTGTAG